From the genome of Corallococcus macrosporus DSM 14697:
GCCATCATCACGCCCCAGTCCCCCGGCTGCGCCTGGACCTGCTCCAGCGTCTCGCCCAGCACGAAGAGCACCGACGCGGAGGACAGGTTGCCCACCTCGCGCAGGGAGGCCCACGAGCGCGCGAGCGTCGCGGGCGCCAGCTCCAGCGCCTCCTCGAAGGCCTCCAGCACCTTGGGGCCGCCGGTGTGCGCCACCCAGTGCCGGATGTCCTGGCGCTTCAGGCCGTGCGCCTCGAGGAAGCCGTCCACGTTGCCGCGGATGTGGTCCTTCACCAACCCCGGCACCTTGGCGGACAGCACCACCTTGAAGCCGGTGTCCACCACGTCCCAGCCCATGATGCGCTCGGTGTCCGGGTAGAACACGGAGCGCGACGCCACCACCCGCGGCCCCTGGCCCCCCGGCGCCGCCGCGCCCCGGAGCACCGCGCACGCGGCGCCGTCACCGAAGAGGCCGGAGGCGATGATGTTCGGGATGGACAGGTCCTCGCGCTGCAACGTGAGCGAGCACAGCTCCACGGCGATGACCAGCGCCGTGTGCTCCGGGAAGCCGCGCAGGTAGTCCGCCGCCCGCGCCACGCCCGCCGCGCCCGCCACGCACCCCAACCCGAAGAGCGGCGTGCGCTTGAAGTCCTCACGCAGGCGCAGGCGGTTGGCCAGCCGCGCGTCGATGCTGGGCGTGGCGATGCCCGTCACCGTGACGAAGAAGACGTGGTCCACGTCCCGCGGCGTCAGCTCCGCCGCCTCCAGGGCCTTTCGCGCCACCGTCTCCCCCAGCTCCGTGGCCGAGCGAATCCAGGCGTCATTGCGCTGCTGGAACGTCACCAGTGAGGGGTAGTCCTCCAGGGGCCGCGCCAGGTGCCGTC
Proteins encoded in this window:
- a CDS encoding type III polyketide synthase, coding for MLSASGQDRSPFIRAVGRALPPHYASQEQLIAAFRELWATRHFNLERLEDLHRAVQVGGRHLARPLEDYPSLVTFQQRNDAWIRSATELGETVARKALEAAELTPRDVDHVFFVTVTGIATPSIDARLANRLRLREDFKRTPLFGLGCVAGAAGVARAADYLRGFPEHTALVIAVELCSLTLQREDLSIPNIIASGLFGDGAACAVLRGAAAPGGQGPRVVASRSVFYPDTERIMGWDVVDTGFKVVLSAKVPGLVKDHIRGNVDGFLEAHGLKRQDIRHWVAHTGGPKVLEAFEEALELAPATLARSWASLREVGNLSSASVLFVLGETLEQVQAQPGDWGVMMAMGPGFGAEMVLLRW